In Kazachstania africana CBS 2517 chromosome 4, complete genome, the following are encoded in one genomic region:
- the SMC5 gene encoding DNA repair ATPase SMC5 (similar to Saccharomyces cerevisiae SMC5 (YOL034W); ancestral locus Anc_7.101) — MTTINLHDYVDDETRPRRKRMKPSPTYDYSKFQPGNIVKLRLQNVMTYSITEFNLSPSLNMLVGPNGSGKSTFVCAVCLGLAGKPEYIGRSKKIDNFIKNGENTAQIDTFLRGHMPNEVIKITRIMTRNKKKSEYYIDDSPSTETAVRKLASELNIQLDNLCQFLSQEHVEDFAKLKSDKLLIETIRSINPSLLETLEDLKQLQTKEIVSSQDVELKNKKLKELEDKKDKLEVSVKSLEDFENKKIVLDKHNKLLPYVYIKEHKEKLKAYKNDYEIAKNNLKSLIKDKKPFHSSQVSVHETLEETKNKHTLKISERNELVQRLNQTTEKLNLVREDILKKNSQIDYYKNRNEKIKNSIKLTEQEIETNQNVLSQIQLPDPKDIEQISSQQNTLIEEEGRIHTSITDIDNTANTVNYEITHIARQAEQKQRLLTGNDRIGILDSRGDFKDVKNAILFIRTHEDEDLKSKILEPPIMSIATKDPGFAPYLAQCIDYNTSKALTIVDQQTFNNYGDQILKNFKVNLRELSSAQLKPPIPRDELQRRFGFEGYLSDFVSGDPNVIRMVCEFSNIHTIPVSRRELSAAQVAKLTQPTEDGKPLFRRVLYGNKMVNIRQSSYGSKQIFTVESNISPTKFYRSNIISQDVKDKVNAEIDSLKQKKSQCLRRLETLSSNKNDLKERRSDLRRELDTLRDKAYRLNEQRKKHSMTKSNIESLQQRLETYKDEARKDVSQKVKDVEGKISEQLISQAKLLTDMTNVMKSVNSVERDVMEMKIKVFEQQNLQTSLNEVVGIFNNREVELQEEYNTKKEIIKRMKNTNEFKDWMDQIRTYGEDDREALNELAESYERGDKFNSSYIKDYIEKLESELSMMNHDTSSVTILKQVESELNHLRETLPTQVKELKEIKLEMRKKHDLLEPQLNELVAKISKTFANLFTNVGSAGSVNLVKPHLYNDWKIEIMVKFRDNTQLKRLDSHTQSGGERAVSTVLYMIALQEFTAAPFRVVDEINQGMDQRNERIVHRAMVENACAENTSQYFLITPKLLTDLYYHEKMAVHCVFAGSAIPDPSQDSSIVHFGELTTYVA, encoded by the coding sequence ATGACGACGATAAATCTCCATGATTACGTAGATGATGAAACGAGACCAAGAAGAAAACGGATGAAGCCATCACCGACTTAcgattattcaaaatttcaaccTGGAAATATCGTGAAATTGAGACTACAAAACGTAATGACATACTCTATCACTGAATTTAACCTGAGCCCTTCGTTAAATATGCTCGTGGGACCAAACGGGTCCGGTAAATCAACTTTTGTCTGTGCTGTATGTCTTGGGTTAGCAGGTAAACCAGAATATATTGGTAGAAGTAAGAAAATCgataattttatcaaaaatggtGAGAATACAGCCCAAATTGACACTTTCTTAAGAGGGCATATGCCTAATGAAGTAATTAAGATAACAAGAATCATGAccagaaataaaaaaaagtctGAGTACTATATAGACGACTCTCCCAGCACAGAAACTGCAGTCAGGAAATTGGCCAGTGAACTCAATATTCAGCTAGATAATTTATGCCAGTTTTTGTCTCAAGAACACGTTGAAGATTTCGCTAAATTAAAATCTGACAAACTATTGATTGAAACTATTAGATCAATTAATCCATCATTATTAGAAACTTTAGAAGATTTAAAACAACTTcaaacaaaagaaattgtttcATCTCAGGATGTTGAActtaaaaataagaaacttaaagaattagaagataAGAAAGATAAACTAGAAGTGTCCGTTAAATCATTAGAagactttgaaaataaaaaaattgtcttGGACAAgcataataaattattaccTTACGTGTATATTAAAGAGCAcaaggaaaaattaaaagcttataaaaatgattaTGAAATAGcgaaaaataatttgaaaagccTAATAAAGGACAAGAAACCCTTCCATTCATCTCAAGTATCGGTACATGAAACTcttgaagaaacaaaaaataaacataCCTTAAAAATATCTGAGAGGAATGAACTTGTTCAGAGACTAAATCAAACCacagaaaaattgaatctgGTAAGAGAAgatatattgaagaaaaatagcCAAATCGACTATtataaaaatagaaatgaGAAAATTAAGAATTCTATCAAGTTAACGGAACAGGAAATAGAAACTAATCAAAACGTTCTTTCACAAATACAGTTACCTGACCCTAAGGACATTGAACAGATATCTTCACAGCAAAATACCTTAATTGAGGAAGAGGGCCGCATTCATACTTCCATAACCGATATCGATAATACTGCTAACACAGTTAACTATGAAATCACACATATAGCAAGACAGGCGGAGCAAAAACAGAGGTTATTGACAGGAAACGACAGGATTGGTATTCTTGATTCCAGAGGAGATTTTAAAGACGTCAAAAACGCCATATTATTTATTCGTACACATGAGGATGAGGACCTaaaatctaaaattttggaGCCTCCAATAATGTCTATTGCCACAAAAGATCCTGGATTTGCTCCATATTTGGCCCAATGTATTGATTATAACACATCAAAGGCGCTAACTATTGTTGATCAGCAAACTTTTAATAACTATGGAGATCAgatactgaaaaatttcaaagttaaTTTGAGAGAACTTTCAAGTGCACAATTAAAACCTCCAATACCGAGAGATGAGTTGCAGCGGAGATTTGGGTTTGAGGGATATCTGTCTGATTTTGTAAGTGGTGATCCGAATGTCATCAGGATGGTTTGTGAATTCAGCAATATACATACTATTCCAGTTTCCAGAAGAGAATTATCCGCCGCTCAGGTCGCAAAACTTACGCAGCCAACAGAAGATGGCAAACCCCTCTTCAGAAGGGTTCTTTACGGCAATAAAATGGTAAATATTAGGCAATCTTCTTATGGatcaaaacaaatatttACTGTGGAATCAAATATCAGTCCAACAAAATTCTATCgttcaaatataatatcaCAGGATGTAAAAGATAAGGTGAACGCTGAAATAGATTCGCTGAAGCAAAAGAAGAGCCAGTGTTTACGTAGGTTGGAAACATTATCGAGCAACAAGAATGATTTAAAGGAGCGTCGTTCGGATCTTAGAAGGGAGCTAGACACTCTACGTGATAAGGCATACAGACTAAACGAGCAAAGGAAAAAGCATTCTATGACTAAAAGCAATATCGAATCTTTACAGCAAAGGCTGGAGACCTACAAGGACGAAGCCAGGAAAGACGTCTCTCAAAAGGTTAAAGATGTGGAGGGTAAAATCAGTGAACAATTAATATCACAGGCGAAGCTTCTAACTGATATGACGAATGTCATGAAATCTGTAAACTCTGTAGAGAGGGACGTTATGGAAATGAAGATTAAAGTTTTCGAACAGCAAAATTTGCAGACATCATTGAACGAAGTCGTAGGGATTTTCAACAACCGTGAAGTCGAGTTACAAGAAGAATACAAcacaaagaaagagattATTAAAAGAATGAAGAATACTAATGAGTTTAAGGATTGGATGGACCAAATTAGAACATACGGTGAAGATGATAGAGAGGCCCTAAATGAACTGGCAGAATCATATGAAAGAGGggataaattcaattccAGCTATATTAAAGACTATATTGAGAAGTTAGAATCTGAATTATCTATGATGAATCATGATACTTCGTCAGTTACGATTCTAAAGCAGGTTGAATCAGAACTAAATCACTTGCGCGAAACTCTACCTACCCAGGTCAAAGAATTGAAGGAAATAAAACTAGAGATGCGGAAAAAACATGATTTATTAGAGCCccaattgaatgaattggttgctaaaatttcaaaaacatTTGCCAACCTTTTCACTAATGTTGGAAGTGCAGGCTCGGTCAATCTAGTAAAACCTCATCTATATAATGATtggaaaattgaaattatggTTAAATTCAGAGATAATACGCAACTGAAACGACTGGACTCGCATACTCAATCAGGTGGTGAGAGAGCTGTATCCACTGTTCTCTACATGATAGCATTGCAGGAATTCACAGCAGCACCTTTCAGGGTTGTCGATGAAATAAATCAAGGTATGGATCAAAGGAATGAAAGAATTGTGCACAGAGCAATGGTAGAGAATGCATGTGCGGAAAACACCTCACAATATTTCTTAATTACACCAAAACTATTAACAGACCTGTATTACCATGAAAAGATGGCTGTCCATTGCGTATTTGCTGGCTCTGCTATACCAGATCCTTCACAAGATTCTAGCATTGTACATTTTGGAGAACTTACTACATATGTAGCATGA
- the KAFR0D01340 gene encoding uncharacterized protein, which translates to MSNKLVVGPDEAQDISVTENVRLSFTKNLERLSNVIALAFEKMPCNDYLMRKFLNVPVTEPYSQYRVNAISNYLTAFYYDNGAELVQANDFHAVAIWTTPKTPVNMPRTNDEKFNQVFFDELGQIKERLIPKEIQYYYLFVIGRDPNDSVTKGSVRSIFEYYIDRADKENAAIALEAISESAKKVYEYFGFKNYKTFQYGVGEVDSQGVVDSNGQGFTGYLMVYHKDADKLFNKL; encoded by the coding sequence ATGTCTAATAAATTGGTTGTTGGGCCAGATGAAGCTCAGGATATTTCTGTTACTGAGAATGTAAGGTTGTCCTTTACGAAGAATTTAGAAAGATTGTCTAATGTAATCGCATTGGCTTTCGAAAAGATGCCCTGTAATGACTACCTCATGAGGAAGTTTCTGAACGTGCCAGTGACGGAGCCATATTCACAGTATAGAGTCAATGCTATTTCTAACTATTTGACCGCGTTCTATTATGATAACGGTGCGGAACTGGTACAGGCTAATGACTTCCATGCAGTTGCCATTTGGACGACTCCGAAGACACCTGTAAATATGCCAAGAACCAATGATGAAAAGTTCAATCAAGTATTTTTCGATGAATTGGGCCAAATAAAGGAAAGACTCATTCCGAAGGAAATCCAATACTATTATTTATTCGTAATTGGTAGAGACCCAAATGACAGTGTCACAAAAGGCTCTGTCAGgtcaatatttgaatattacaTAGATAGAgctgataaagaaaatgctgCTATTGCCCTAGAGGCTATCAGTGAGTCTGCCAAGAAAGTttatgaatattttggattcaaaaattacaagaCATTCCAATACGGTGTAGGCGAAGTTGATTCTCAGGGAGTTGTCGATTCTAATGGACAAGGTTTTACCGGTTATCTTATGGTTTATCACAAGGATGCTGATAAGTTATTTAACAAATTATAG
- the KAFR0D01350 gene encoding uncharacterized protein (similar to Saccharomyces cerevisiae YOR012W; ancestral locus Anc_7.105) — protein sequence MNISITPNTTLEETQNIEAVADVLSKAFKGVPGDDYFVHKFNNIPLTVPLDEAKVKELRLGTVSFFKGQGAEIIQANNFDAVAIWQTPDVTITAGEVSDQGFNEKYIQMVKRAVRKVIPDEMKRYYLFMIGRDPNGVTKGSVRSIFEYYKNRADIENSAIYLESISEAAKSVYEYFGFKNYLTFQVGVGEVNSLGKQDPQGKGFTMYLMVYHKDADSVLNSLP from the coding sequence ATGAACATTTCAATTACCCCAAATACTACTCTAGAGGAAACACAGAATATTGAGGCAGTTGCAGATGTTTTATCGAAGGCTTTTAAAGGAGTCCCAGGCGATGATTATTTCGTTCACAAATTTAATAACATCCCATTGACCGTTCCTCTGGATGAAGCTAAAGTAAAAGAACTACGATTGGGGACAGTAAGTTTCTTCAAGGGCCAAGGCGCAGAGATCATACAGGCAAATAACTTTGATGCAGTGGCCATTTGGCAAACGCCGGACGTCACAATCACTGCAGGGGAAGTTTCAGATCAAGGATTCAATGAAAAGTATATACAAATGGTGAAAAGGGCAGTACGCAAGGTTATACCTGACGAGATGAAACGTTACTACCTTTTTATGATAGGAAGAGATCCAAATGGTGTCACAAAGGGATCTGTCAGATCGATTTTCGAGTACTACAAGAACAGAGCCGACATTGAGAATTCCGCTATCTACTTGGAATCCATCAGTGAAGCAGCAAAGAGTGTCTACGAGTATTTTGGTTTCAAGAACTATCTGACATTTCAAGTTGGCGTCGGCGAAGTCAACTCGCTGGGAAAGCAGGACCCACAGGGGAAAGGATTCACCATGTACCTCATGGTGTACCACAAAGATGCAGACTCCGTGTTGAACTCATTACCATAG
- the RTS1 gene encoding protein phosphatase 2A regulatory subunit RTS1 (similar to Saccharomyces cerevisiae RTS1 (YOR014W); ancestral locus Anc_7.106) encodes MRGFKQKLIKKTTGSSSSSKKKDKEKEKERTFTASNPSTSSNSTTASSSHASRKASLETQKRSSSERIRTPTGSNGTSTDPTSHHKKNTSSNSSSKAKSSSSKSKSTSDTENVKRSPSTNSQPTTPIVTVTDEYADSNKNKSSPSSSQPTFIGAAAAVAPLSPQQVSPPMNTMSPNNNQGIEIPRSSHSFEKLPTPTKLNTEPDVDLIKTPQRHSSSRFEASRYTQITKLPSFDDVSPEEKIPLFMAKVDQCNIMFDFNDPSFDIQGKEIKRFALQELIEFIITNRFTYTNEMYLHMVNMFKINLFRPIPPPVNPVGDIYDPDEDEPVNELAWPHMQLVYELFLRFVESPDFNHQIAKQYIDQNFILRLLELFDSEDIRERDCLKTTLHRIYGKFLSLRSFIRRSINNIFLQFVYETERFNGVAELLEILGSIINGFALPLKEEHKIFLIRVLLPLHKVRSLSLYHPQLAYCIVQFLEKEPLLTEEVVMGLLRYWPKTNSTKEIMFLNEIEDIFEVIEPLEFIKIEVPLFVQLAKCISSSHFQVAEKVLSYWNNEYFLNLCIENAEVILPIIFPALYELTSQLELDSPMLNGNNNGNSSSSTSLSDPYMLVEQAINSGSWNKAIHAMAFKALKIFLETNPVLYENCNALYLSSMKENEERKNQREKQWQDLEAYVNNLQINDDTDVTRDSDSSTIHPMEMLNDIEEDIN; translated from the coding sequence ATGCGTGGTTTCAAACAAAAACttataaagaaaactaCTGGTTCTTCCTCAAGTTCGAAAAAGAAGGACAAAgagaaggaaaaagaaagaacttTCACAGCTTCAAACCCTTCAACTAGTAGTAATAGTACCACTGCCTCTTCATCGCATGCTTCGAGAAAAGCTTCACTTGAAACACAGAAACGTTCATCGTCAGAAAGAATAAGGACTCCCACAGGTTCTAATGGTACTAGCACAGATCCTACAAGCCATCATAAGAAAAATACTAGTTCGAACTCTTCTTCGAAAGCGAAGTCAAGTTCATCAAAATCGAAAAGCACTTCAGATACAGAAAACGTCAAGAGATCACCTTCCACAAATTCTCAGCCTACCACTCCTATAGTCACTGTAACAGATGAATACGCAGACTCAAATAAGAACAAATCatctccttcttcttcgcAACCAACTTTTATTGGCGCAGCTGCCGCTGTAGCCCCTTTATCCCCCCAGCAAGTGTCTCCTCCAATGAATACTATGTCACCAAATAATAATCAGGGCATCGAGATTCCAAGATCATCacattcttttgaaaaattaccaACTCCAACTAAATTAAACACAGAACCAGATGttgatttgataaaaacACCTCAACGTCATTCTTCATCTCGTTTTGAAGCATCCAGATATACACAGATAACAAAGTTACCTAGTTTCGATGATGTTTCCCCAGAGGAAAAAATTCCCCTTTTCATGGCTAAAGTGGATCAATGCAATATAATGTTCGATTTCAATGACCCAAGTTTTGATATTcaaggaaaagaaattaaaagattcGCATTGCAGGAATTGATTGAGTTTATTATTACGAATAGGTTCACTTATACAAATGAAATGTACCTCCATATGGTAAACATgtttaaaattaatttatttagACCTATCCCGCCACCGGTCAATCCAGTAGGCGATATTTATGATcctgatgaagatgaaccCGTTAATGAGTTAGCATGGCCTCATATGCAATTGGTCTATGAGTTATTCTTAAGGTTTGTTGAATCGCCAGACTTCAACCATCAAATTGCAAAACAATATAtagatcaaaattttatcttaAGACTGCtagaattatttgatagCGAAGATATCAGAGAGAGAGATTGTTTGAAGACAACTTTGCACAGAATCTATGGTAAATTCTTAAGTCTTAGAAGTTTCATTCGTCGATCAATTAACAACATTTTCTTACAATTTGTGTATGAAACAGAGAGATTCAACGGTGTTGCAGAGTTATTAGAAATTCTAGGTTCCATTATCAATGGGTTTGCTCTACCGCTAAAGGAAGAacataaaatatttctaatCAGAGTTCTTCTACCCTTACACAAAGTGCGTTCCCTCTCACTATACCATCCACAACTAGCATATTGTATAGTCCAATTCCTAGAAAAAGAACCTCTGTTAACTGAAGAAGTAGTGATGGGGCTCTTACGGTACTGGCCCAAGACAAATTctacaaaagaaataatgtTTCTGAATGAGatagaagatatttttgaagttattGAACCTTTGGAATTTATCAAGATCGAAGTTCCATTATTTGTACAACTTGCCAAGTGTATCTCATCATCACATTTCCAAGTTGCTGAAAAAGTTTTGAGCTATTGGAacaatgaatattttctaaatttatGCATCGAAAATGCAGAAGTTATATTACCTATTATTTTCCCAGCATTGTATGAATTAACATCACAGTTAGAATTGGATTCGCCGATGTTGAATGGTAATAACAATGGTAATTCTAGCAGTAGCACCAGTTTATCAGATCCATATATGCTTGTTGAGCAGGCTATAAACTCTGGTTCGTGGAATAAAGCAATTCATGCAATGGCCTTCAAGGCTTTGAAAATCTTTTTAGAAACTAATCCAGTATTATATGAAAATTGCAATGCGTTATATTTGTCAAGTATGAAAGAGAacgaagaaagaaaaaatcaacGTGAGAAACAATGGCAAGATCTGGAAGCTTATGTTAATAATTTGCAAATTAACGACGATACTGATGTGACTCGGGATTCAGATTCTAGTACAATACACCCAATGGAAATGttgaatgatattgaagaagatataaaTTAG
- the PET127 gene encoding Pet127p (similar to Saccharomyces cerevisiae PET127 (YOR017W); ancestral locus Anc_7.111), with product MYIHALKTQKTGRKKFSVFVGLSAGKRRKSTSKQVVTHNSKNNNKYVNLEQVFEDSKSRSVNKLIVPDIIRAKSTHFTLIPKDVIAESVVPEPDPNTNEPVSHPPELAFQLNKILYQPTTLHLLQDQRSGVYNFDPKLEKITPNFLKCRVFSNDKRVPFFLTPHKDSSLLAVAKKFDKRYVSSTSSMTSILSQLHFLVSNFRKLNITDSSISKNFPQKQCDFTTAAQFPASIILRKKPDGIISIDSDKTLDREIILSILGHSLEDFLTKKRENDKNASYHYMKIDAFMLRSQLDAYDSKLPGSGIFDLKTRAVTAIRHDLSYVESNNNFTGYEIDKVYGKFESLEREYFELIRSTLLKYALQARIGNMDGIFVAYHNISKMFGFQYLPLEELDYIIHSSIDSNFAHRLNRKESDLKMIFGDLGYILHYQRKEREIASKIAATEFKISLMLLKHILSYIEKQFDNKFHPSDTWNNCKVMIKTEKAKRKMRNGQIIHYPVLKVIAVPLASDYEDQQIISSGSTNDMIVDQIQQYNAKIRKDATSRFFKEKAVGLEIRLLHKLAHHPDASKLPSFLISNKELLTTEQIERIKDILSKNYYPTVPTHKSPNFFDPSDIDMWEVNVTMTPIDNLQELQDIYIQYNTTKTKALESQSLVVDRFSDLNQVSTIDKEITEILRNLSHSKKLENEPSKYQGVLRAYSLKGLRRTKKNSKQKIMWND from the coding sequence ATGTACATTCATGCGCTAAAAACCCAAAAAACTGGTaggaagaaattttctgtGTTTGTAGGTCTTAGTGCTGGTAAAAGGAGGAAGAGTACCTCAAAACAAGTTGTAACCCACAACAGCAAAAACAATAACAAATACGTCAACTTAGAGCAAGTGTTCGAGGATTCAAAAAGTCGAAGtgttaataaattgattgtACCTGATATAATTAGAGCTAAGTCAACCCATTTTACACTGATTCCAAAGGATGTCATAGCAGAATCTGTAGTTCCCGAACCTGATCCAAACACAAATGAACCGGTATCACATCCTCCTGAATTGGCCTTTCaattaaacaaaatattgtaCCAACCAACTACTCTTCATTTACTACAAGATCAAAGATCTGGCGTGTATAACTTTGATCCAAAGCTCGAGAAGATTActccaaattttttgaaatgtcGAGTTTTTAGCAATGACAAAAGGGTACCTTTCTTCCTAACTCCACACAAGGATAGCAGCCTACTAGCAGTTGCTAAAAAATTCGACAAACGGTATGTCTCTTCCACAAGTTCAATGACCTCGATTTTATCGCAGCtacattttcttgtttcGAACTTCAGGAAATTAAATATTACTGACTCTTCCATTTCGAAGAACTTTCCTCAAAAACAATGTGATTTTACCACTGCTGCACAATTCCCAGCGTCAATAATTCTACGAAAAAAGCCAGATGGAATAATATCAATCGACTCAGATAAAACATTAGATAgagaaattattttatcGATCTTGGGTCATTCATTGGAAGATTTTTTGacgaagaaaagagaaaatgacAAGAATGCCTCTTATCATTATATGAAGATTGATGCTTTCATGCTGAGGTCGCAATTGGATGCTTATGATTCCAAACTTCCTGGTTCAggaatttttgatttgaaaactaGAGCTGTTACGGCAATAAGGCACGACTTATCCTATGTAGAAAGTAATAACAATTTCACAGGATATGAGATAGATAAAGTATACGGAAAGTTTGAGTCCTTAGAGCGAGAGTATTTTGAACTAATCAGATCAACCCTTCTCAAATATGCTCTACAGGCCAGAATTGGCAATATGGACGGTATTTTCGTTGCTTATCAcaatatatcaaaaatgtttGGTTTCCAGTATTTACCATTGGAGGAGCTGGATTATATTATACACTCTAGTATCGATTCAAATTTCGCACATAGACTTAATAGAAAAGAATCGGACCTTAAAATGATATTTGGAGATCTTGGTTACATTTTACATTATCAAAGAAAGGAGAGGGAGATTGCCAGTAAAATTGCAGCTACTGAgtttaaaatttctctaaTGTTATTGAAACATATCCTTTCttatattgaaaagcaGTTTGACAATAAATTTCACCCCTCTGACACTTGGAATAACTGCAAAGTAATGATAAAGACAGAGAAAgcaaagagaaaaatgcGTAATGGTCAAATTATACATTACCCTGTCCTCAAGGTAATTGCAGTACCTCTTGCAAGTGACTACGAAGATCAGCAAATAATCTCATCTGGCTCTACAAATGACATGATCGTTGATCAAATTCAGCAGTACAATGCCAAAATCAGGAAAGATGCAACCtccagatttttcaaagagaaGGCAGTGGGCCTGGAGATTAGATTATTACATAAATTAGCGCATCATCCTGATGCATCGAAACTTCCttcatttttgatttcgAATAAAGAACTTCTTACGACCGAACAGATAGAGCGTATAAAGGATATCCTGAgtaaaaattattatccaACTGTTCCAACACATAAAtctccaaatttttttgatccCAGCGACATCGATATGTGGGAAGTGAATGTGACGATGACACCAATAGATAATTTACAAGAGCTACAAGACatttatattcaatataataCGACCAAAACTAAGGCTCTTGAAAGCCAAAGTCTTGTTGTTGATAGATTTTCAGATTTAAATCAAGTATCCACAATCGACAAAGAAATTACAGAAATATTACGGAATCTGAGCCATTCGAAGAAACTGGAAAACGAGCCAAGTAAATATCAAGGTGTATTGCGGGCTTATTCGTTAAAGGGCCTcagaagaacaaaaaaaaattcgaaGCAAAAAATTATGTGGAATGACTGA
- the YAP7 gene encoding Yap7p (similar to Saccharomyces cerevisiae YAP5 (YIR018W) and YAP7 (YOL028C); ancestral locus Anc_7.115) has product MISGDNLKDLSVNNKNIIHMSRDLNQLSSTSSRTTGSAARSKLPNQTLPLPESSLHSLSKINMNELDRSRGLSSTLAHGNKYKNGSASDATTDSNENSDSNSPTHSIPLNNGSKKVDSTARRRKQNREAQRAYRERKANRIQSLENTVNMLRESVDSWQLKYNLLERDYNETKILLDHSLRTISTLKAEKQARIGSPITNGTPVPYRDGPFTDLTNDHNDNHVRRTHAVTKNTAHTGTTPETHHLNSISTAVSETRKEDFRLEAESKLTVLNEPLNRSENCMPLENPKENSPSVGSGRSPHTKMCTSIDDTYQRIRKHMHFAGSPERKTSVKKSLLISMLEKISSDMQVKDNAVEISSFQNLQNGAGTENNSSR; this is encoded by the coding sequence ATGATTAGTGGTGACAACCTTAAGGATTTATCGGTCAATAACAAAAACATCATACATATGTCAAGAGATTTGAATCAACTTTCCAGTACTTCCAGCAGAACTACGGGTTCAGCGGCTCGCTCTAAATTACCTAACCAAACATTACCGCTACCAGAGTCTTCATTACATTCGCTATCGAAAATTAATATGAATGAATTAGATAGATCCAGAGGACTTTCCAGTACATTGGCACATGGAAACAAGTATAAGAATGGGAGTGCATCAGACGCTACTACAGATAGTAATGAAAACTCGGATAGTAACAGCCCCACCCACTCTATACCTTTAAATAATGGGTCTAAGAAGGTTGATTCCACTGCTAGAAGGAGGAAACAAAACAGAGAAGCTCAACGGGCTTATAGAGAACGTAAGGCTAATAGAATTCAATCATTAGAGAATACTGTTAATATGCTACGGGAAAGCGTCGACTCTTGGCAACTCAAGTACAATCTTTTGGAAAGGGATTACAATGAAaccaaaatattattagatcATTCCTTAAGGACAATAAGTACATTGAAAGCTGAAAAGCAAGCTAGAATCGGAAGCCCCATAACAAACGGAACACCTGTCCCATATAGGGATGGGCCTTTCACTGACTTAACTAATGACCATAACGACAATCATGTTCGCCGTACACATGCAGTAACAAAAAATACCGCTCACACAGGGACTACCCCAGAAACGCATCATctaaattcaatatcaacAGCAGTGTCAGAGACTAGAAAGGAGGACTTCCGCCTTGAGGCAGAATCGAAACTCACTGTATTGAATGAACCACTCAATCGCAGTGAAAATTGCATGCCACTAGAAAACCCTAAAGAAAATAGCCCTTCCGTTGGATCTGGAAGGTCTCCACATACCAAGATGTGTACTTCTATAGATGACACATATCAGCGCATAAGAAAGCATATGCATTTTGCCGGGTCTCCAGAAAGAAAGACAAGTGTTAAAAAGTCCTTGCTTATTTCAATGCtggaaaaaatatcatctgATATGCAAGTCAAAGATAATGCTGTCGAAATAAGcagttttcaaaatctacAGAATGGTGCAGGTACAGAAAATAACAGCAGTCGATGA